From one Nonomuraea polychroma genomic stretch:
- a CDS encoding response regulator → MTIRVLVADDHAAVRAGIALILDGVPDIEVIGEAADGEQAVTMAKQLRPDVVLMDVRMPRLDGISATRELAGVSDVLILTTFDVDEYVFGALRAGAAGFLLKNTDAESLVEAVRLVARGDGLISPGVTRKLIAAFAKQATPSRREPAAGPESLTPREREVLACIGRGMSNADIAKELDMAEATTKTHVSRVLNKLGLKSRVQAAIYYSGGT, encoded by the coding sequence GTGACGATCAGGGTTTTGGTCGCCGACGACCATGCGGCGGTCCGGGCGGGGATCGCCTTGATCCTCGACGGCGTGCCGGACATCGAGGTGATCGGCGAGGCGGCCGATGGGGAGCAGGCCGTGACCATGGCCAAGCAACTGCGACCCGATGTGGTGCTGATGGACGTACGCATGCCACGCCTCGACGGCATCTCGGCCACCAGGGAGCTGGCTGGCGTCAGTGATGTGCTGATCCTGACGACGTTCGATGTCGACGAGTACGTTTTCGGCGCGCTGCGAGCGGGCGCGGCCGGTTTCCTGTTGAAGAACACGGACGCCGAGTCGCTGGTGGAGGCGGTCCGCCTGGTGGCGCGGGGCGATGGGCTGATCTCGCCGGGCGTCACGCGGAAGTTGATCGCGGCCTTCGCCAAGCAGGCGACGCCGTCGCGGAGGGAGCCGGCGGCCGGCCCAGAGAGCCTGACGCCTCGTGAGCGGGAGGTGCTGGCCTGTATCGGGCGGGGCATGTCCAACGCCGACATCGCCAAAGAGCTGGACATGGCGGAGGCCACGACGAAGACGCATGTCAGCCGGGTGCTCAACAAGCTGGGGCTGAAGAGCCGGGTACAGGCGGCGATCTACTACTCAGGGGGCACTTAG
- a CDS encoding prolipoprotein diacylglyceryl transferase, translating into MVPLHEIFVGLGVFTASVVFVREARRRGALNEQSLIAVTGALVGGAIGMRLAGWLETLNLQDLWLYGSRSILGGLTGAYVGVLVAKKIIGYKERTGDLFAPAVALGMAVGRIGCHLTEAPGRPTDLPWGVHAPATTPECPGCLAGQAMHPSFLYEIIFQLAAFAVLMWARKRLTQPGELFTLYLAGYAAFRFVVEFTRANETLWLGLTGPQCFLLVGLPLLALRLAYGWRRGYYDPLFQRKVMT; encoded by the coding sequence ATGGTCCCCCTTCACGAAATATTCGTCGGCCTGGGCGTCTTCACGGCCTCCGTCGTCTTCGTACGGGAGGCCAGAAGACGCGGCGCCCTCAACGAACAGTCGCTGATAGCCGTCACCGGCGCCCTGGTCGGCGGCGCCATCGGCATGCGCCTGGCGGGCTGGCTCGAGACGCTGAACCTCCAGGACCTCTGGCTGTACGGCTCCCGCAGCATCCTCGGCGGCCTGACCGGCGCGTACGTGGGCGTGCTCGTCGCCAAGAAGATCATCGGCTACAAGGAACGCACCGGCGACCTGTTCGCCCCGGCCGTGGCGCTCGGCATGGCGGTGGGCAGGATCGGCTGCCATCTCACCGAGGCGCCGGGCCGGCCCACCGACCTGCCCTGGGGCGTGCACGCCCCGGCGACGACCCCCGAGTGCCCCGGCTGCCTCGCCGGCCAGGCCATGCACCCGTCGTTCCTCTACGAGATCATCTTCCAGCTCGCCGCATTCGCAGTGCTCATGTGGGCACGCAAGCGGCTCACCCAGCCCGGCGAGCTGTTCACGCTCTACCTCGCCGGGTACGCCGCCTTCCGCTTCGTCGTCGAGTTCACCCGGGCCAACGAGACGCTCTGGCTCGGCCTGACCGGGCCCCAGTGTTTCCTGCTCGTCGGGTTGCCACTGCTCGCGCTCAGGCTCGCGTACGGCTGGCGACGCGGCTACTACGATCCCCTTTTCCAGCGGAAGGTCATGACATGA